From one Mycolicibacterium sp. HK-90 genomic stretch:
- a CDS encoding MFS transporter → MTLLAVCLAVFMLLLDMTIVSAALADIQASLGAGLNGLQWVVDAYALPMAGLLLTAATVGDRLGRRRLYLGGMVVFTLASVGCARADSIEMLNLTRSVQGAAGAVLLGVSLPLIAAVYPEGRGRAVAIAIYGAVMGAGGAVGPLLGGALVDRFGWPAIFLVNVPIGLAALLIGAVYIPENRAAQVRPVDIVGTVVLSAALFSGVYVLIEGDRYDWRGPLVGVLSGFCVIAMVVFVRWEMRVAEPMLDMSVLRRPGFAGVALAAFVSAATLMATTNYLALYFMNTLGFSAFEAGVRALPLTVAIVLGAPAAMFAARRAVAVPVAIPACVALIAMGLWLMTDVTAATEWTHFIAGSVVAGIGLGGLAALTSEAALQFVRVEDAGMATGTVSTVRQVGILAGVAGLGELFGRHGGDGPGMDRATSAAGLQDALVVAAGAATAGLIVVVVLIGIARRLIVADPAAA, encoded by the coding sequence CTGACGCTGCTGGCTGTCTGCCTCGCCGTGTTCATGCTGCTGCTGGACATGACGATCGTCTCGGCGGCGCTGGCCGACATTCAAGCCTCGCTCGGGGCAGGGCTCAACGGGCTGCAGTGGGTGGTGGACGCGTACGCGCTGCCGATGGCGGGGCTGTTGCTCACCGCCGCGACCGTGGGTGACCGGCTCGGTCGGCGGCGGCTGTATCTCGGCGGGATGGTGGTGTTCACGCTGGCGTCGGTGGGGTGCGCGCGGGCCGACAGCATCGAGATGTTGAACCTGACCCGCTCCGTGCAGGGCGCGGCCGGCGCGGTCCTGCTCGGTGTGTCGTTGCCGTTGATCGCCGCGGTCTATCCGGAGGGGCGGGGCCGGGCGGTCGCGATCGCGATCTACGGCGCGGTCATGGGCGCGGGCGGGGCGGTGGGTCCGTTGTTGGGTGGCGCCCTGGTCGATCGCTTCGGCTGGCCGGCCATCTTTCTGGTCAACGTGCCGATCGGGCTGGCGGCATTGTTGATCGGTGCGGTCTACATCCCGGAAAACCGTGCCGCGCAGGTTCGTCCGGTCGACATCGTCGGCACGGTGGTGTTGTCGGCCGCACTGTTCAGCGGCGTGTATGTGTTGATCGAAGGCGACCGGTACGACTGGCGCGGGCCGCTCGTGGGCGTCCTGAGCGGCTTCTGCGTGATCGCCATGGTGGTCTTCGTGCGGTGGGAGATGCGCGTCGCCGAGCCGATGCTGGACATGTCGGTGCTGCGCCGGCCCGGATTCGCCGGTGTGGCACTGGCGGCATTCGTGTCGGCAGCGACGCTGATGGCCACGACGAACTATCTGGCGCTGTACTTCATGAACACCCTGGGCTTCAGTGCATTTGAGGCTGGAGTGCGGGCACTGCCGCTGACGGTGGCGATCGTGCTGGGTGCTCCTGCCGCGATGTTCGCGGCCCGCCGGGCGGTGGCGGTGCCGGTGGCGATCCCGGCGTGCGTGGCGTTGATCGCGATGGGGCTGTGGCTGATGACGGATGTCACGGCGGCCACCGAGTGGACGCATTTCATCGCCGGTTCGGTGGTGGCCGGTATCGGTCTCGGCGGCCTCGCGGCGCTGACATCGGAGGCCGCGTTGCAGTTCGTGCGGGTCGAGGACGCCGGAATGGCAACCGGCACAGTCAGTACCGTCCGTCAGGTCGGAATTCTCGCCGGGGTCGCCGGCCTCGGCGAGTTGTTCGGCAGGCACGGCGGCGACGGCCCCGGGATGGACCGTGCCACCAGTGCGGCCGGATTGCAGGACGCCCTGGTGGTGGCTGCGGGCGCGGCAACTGCCGGCCTCATCGTGGTCGTCGTTCTGATCGGAATCGCCCGGCGTCTGATTGTTGCTGATCCGGCCGCGGCATGA
- a CDS encoding acyltransferase, whose amino-acid sequence MTVSRSVKGPSEQGGLESVDTPTSTRVASLTGIRAVAAILVVVTHAAYTTGKYPQGYLGLVLSRAEIGVPIFFVLSGFLLFRPWVAAASRGSDPAAATAGQAPSVRRYAWHRVRRIMPAYVVTVLIAYLLYHFRTGGPNPGHTWVGLFRNLTLTQIYTDNYLFSYLHQGLTQMWSLAVEAAFYVVLPLLAYLLLVVVCRRRWRPGLLFFGLALLAAVSPLWLWIVHDATGLPDGARLWLPTYLAWFVAGMALTVLGQLKVRGYAVVCVPLAVVCYFIASTPLAGEPTTSPAKLSEALVKTFFYAVIAALLVAPPALGDHGWYNRFLASRPMVFLGEISYEIFLIHLMIMELVMVEVMRDPVYTGSMISLFVLTMAFTIPAAWLLHRFTRVRS is encoded by the coding sequence ACCCGCGTTGCCTCGCTGACCGGAATCCGCGCGGTGGCCGCCATCCTGGTGGTGGTGACGCACGCGGCGTACACCACGGGCAAGTACCCGCAGGGATATCTGGGCCTGGTGTTGTCGCGCGCCGAGATCGGTGTGCCGATCTTCTTCGTGCTGAGCGGGTTCCTGTTGTTCCGGCCCTGGGTAGCCGCGGCGAGCCGCGGATCAGATCCAGCGGCAGCGACAGCGGGGCAGGCGCCGTCGGTGCGCCGCTACGCCTGGCACCGGGTGCGACGCATCATGCCGGCCTATGTGGTGACGGTGCTGATCGCCTACCTGCTCTACCACTTTCGCACCGGCGGGCCGAACCCCGGCCACACCTGGGTCGGACTGTTCCGCAATCTGACGCTGACCCAGATCTACACCGACAACTACCTGTTCTCCTATCTGCACCAGGGCCTGACCCAGATGTGGAGCCTGGCGGTGGAGGCGGCGTTCTACGTGGTGCTGCCGCTGCTGGCCTATCTGCTGCTGGTGGTGGTGTGCCGGCGGCGCTGGCGACCGGGTCTGTTGTTCTTCGGGCTGGCGTTGTTGGCGGCGGTGTCGCCGCTGTGGCTGTGGATCGTGCACGACGCGACCGGTCTGCCCGACGGAGCCCGGTTGTGGCTGCCCACGTACCTGGCCTGGTTCGTGGCCGGCATGGCGCTGACGGTGCTGGGGCAACTCAAGGTGCGCGGCTACGCCGTGGTGTGTGTGCCGTTGGCCGTGGTGTGTTATTTCATCGCGTCGACGCCGCTCGCGGGCGAGCCCACCACGTCGCCGGCCAAGCTCAGTGAGGCGTTGGTCAAGACGTTCTTCTACGCGGTGATCGCGGCACTGTTGGTGGCGCCGCCCGCGCTCGGGGACCACGGTTGGTACAACCGGTTCCTGGCCTCCCGGCCGATGGTCTTCCTCGGCGAGATCTCCTACGAGATCTTCCTGATCCACCTGATGATCATGGAGCTGGTGATGGTCGAGGTCATGCGTGATCCGGTCTACACGGGGTCGATGATCAGCCTGTTCGTGCTCACCATGGCATTCACCATCCCGGCCGCCTGGCTGCTGCACCGGTTCACCCGGGTACGTTCGTGA